CACATGGCGAGCGACCGGGCGCCGCTTGTCACCACGTACCGCGCCGGGACGCTGATCGAACTGCGGTCGACCCGGGCGGCGGGCCTGTCGGAAAACACCCCCATCCTGTTCAAGGGGATCGAGGTGGGACGGCTGGGTGCCACGACAATCTCGGTCAACGGCCAGTGGGTCACGGCCCAGGCGATCATCTATGAACCCCATGACCAGCTGGTCACAACGGCGACCCGGTTCTGGGACACCTCCGGCTTCAGCCTGTCGGTCGGTGCCTCGGGCGCGTCGCTTGACTTCTCCTCTGTCGCCTCGCTCATTTCCGGCGGGATCACCTTTGGCACGCTGGTATCGGGCGGGCAGCCCGTGCGCGAAGGGCTTGTCTACGAAGTACACCCGGACGAGGCGGCCGCGCGCAACTCCGTCTTCGAAGGCAGCAGCGGCCAGGCCCTGCGGCTGACCATGATGTTTGACGACAATGTCAGCGGGCTGACGGCAGATGCCGACGTAGAGTGGCGCGGCGTGCGCATCGGGCGGGTCGCGAACGTGTCCGGCATCGTGGATCCCGACCGTTTCGGGGACGCCCGGGTGCGCCTGTTGTCCACGGTCGAAATCAACACATCGCGCTTTGGCCTCGACGCCGATCTCGACCGGGCGCAGGCGCTGGATTTCCTGGACGCCCGCGTGGCCGAGGGGCTGCGGGCCCGTCTTGTGACCGCATCGATCCTTGCCGGGGGCCTCAAGATCGAATTGCTGACCGACCCGGATGCCGTGGCGGCGACGATCGACCGCACAGGCGATCCGTTCCCGATCTTTCCTGTCACCGAAGGCGAAGTGGCGGATGTGTCCGTCACTGCCGAAGGCGTGTTCGAACGCGTCAACGCCCTGCCCATCGAAGAATTGCTCGACAGTGCCATCCGCTTTCTGGACAACGCGACGCTGCTGGTCGCCAGCGAAGAGGTGCGCGAAACGCCCGCCGAAATCCTCGGCCTTCTGTCGGATGCGCGGGGCGTGATCAGTTCGGACGAGGTGCAGGCGCTGCCTGAAGACCTGCGCGCGATCATGGCCGACGTGCAGGCCGCGAGCGGCGATCTGCGCGGGCTGTTGGCGGACATACGCGACGCGCAGACCGTCGACCGGCTGTTGGCGGCTGTGGATCAGGTGGGGGCCGCTGCGGCAGAGGCGGACGCAGCACTCGCCGGGCTGCCGGACCTGACCTCGCGCATCGCGGACTTCGTGGACCGGGCCAATGCCCTGCCCCTGGACGTTCTTGTCGATCGGGCCAGCAGCTTCGCGCGCGAGGCGGAAACGCTGCTCGCCTCGGACCAGATGCGCGCCATGCCCGCCTCTGTCACGCAGGCCTTTGACGAATTGACAACGGTCCTGACCAACCTGACCGAGGCCGACACCGCCGATCTGCTCAGCACCGCACTTGTGGACACCAGCGAGGCGGCCACCGCCGTCGAAGATGCCGTGTCGGGCCTGCCGTCCGTTGTGGAACGGCTGGACCGGATCGCCGCCCAGGCAGAGAACGTCGAGCTCGACACGCTCGCCCGTGAACTCGAAGCAGTGCTTGCCTCGGCCCGGCAGCTTCTTGGCGACACCAGCGACGCGCAATTGCCCACCGCACTCGCCAGCGCCTTGAACGAGGCAGAGGCCGCGCTGGCAGAACTGCGGGCGGGTGGCGTCATCGAGAACACGAACGCCACGCTGTCTTCGGCCCGCCAGGCGGCGGCGGCCATCGAAAGCGCGGCAGGCGAATTGCCCGCACTTGCCGACCGCCTCAACAGCACGCTGTCCCAGGCGCAAGGCACGTTGCGCGACTACGGCGAAGGTTCGGCCTTTTCCCGCGAAACCCTGACGGCCCTGCGCGAGATCGAACGGGCAGCAAAGGCACTGACCGACCTTGCCCGCACCATCGAACGCAATCCCAATTCCCTTCTGCTAGGACGATAGACATGCGACACGCCCTTGGCCTTCTGGCCCTTTGCATTGCAACGGCCTGCAGCAGCCCCGACCAGTTCATCGCCTCGCCCAAACTGGTGGCGCAGGACCGTATCCCGACCCGGTTTTCCAGCATCGAAGTGTCGGAGGTATCGCTGCCCGCCTACGCTGCCCGAAACGAGGTGACGTCATCGGACGCCGGCGTCCTGGTGCTGTCGGACACTTTGTGGGCGGACGAACCAACGCGCGCGATGACGTTGGCGCTGTCGCGGCACTTGGCCGAAATCACCGGCGCGCGGGTCGCGTCCGATCCATGGCCATTCGACGGCTTCCCCGCCGCACGGGTCGAGGTGCGGGTCGAAGACCTGATCGTAGGCGCCGGGGCATTGCGGTTGTCGGGGCAGTATTTCGTAGTGGACCTTGACGGACGCAGACGCGATCACGCGCATCTGTTCGATCTGACCACGCCCCTGCCCGAGGGCGACCCGTCGGCGGTTGCGCAAGCGCGCGCCCAAACGGTGCTGGACCTTGCCACACTGATCGCGCGGGACGCGCTGTAGGCTGGTAGCAAGGGGCAAAGGTGCGGGCCACCCCATCACTCCAAGCGGCCCAAACCGGCGTCATTCCTTTCGGCAAAGATGCAAAACGACAAACGGCGGCATGTTGTTGTGCGGCACTGCTTCGGGCGCATCCACGCCAGCATCTTCTGCAGGCAAGCGCAGCGCCCACTGCGAAATGGACGTACTTCTGATCGTTTGTTCCTTGAGCAATCGCAGCAGGCCATCGCCTGTCACTGCGTCGCTTGTGTCCGACCGCACCACCAAGGGGCCGACCGGAACCATGTCCCGGGTCAGGATCACTTGCTCGGCGCCGCCCTTTTCGGACAGTTGGCGCGCGCTTAGGAATTCTTCGTTCTCGTCAAAATTCCCTCGCCCAGACCCCACAATCACGCGCCCTGATCCCTCTCGAAAGGTGCTCCAGCCGCTGGGACATCCTCTCGGCGTATCGAAAGCTGCAACAAGACCGGTAGGCACCAGAACCGAGGCGCGACGCTGCGCCTGCACAATTTCGGTTTTCAGTTCACTGATCACCGACTGCAGAGATTGGATGGTTCGAGTCTGCCGCTCTTCGAGCGCCTGCATACACTCGATGATATCGCTTGCCCGTGACGTAGTCGCCAGATCGGATGCGCAAGTGCCCTGCGCGTGACTTGCAAATGGCAAGGCACAAAGTGTCAATGCTACCCAAAAATGTCTCAAGGTTGGCCTCCACTTGGGAAGATTTCATCCAATGTGTCACCGGTTCCCGGTTGGGGTTGGGGTTGTGGCAAACTTGGTTGGATCCGCTCGGCTTGGGCAAGTTGCAATTTGATTTCCTCCAGATCCCGAACGATCTGGATCAACTGACCACCAACACCGACCCCGCCCTGCGTTGCGTTCACGCGGCTTAACGCTTCGTCGACTTGCGCCAGCAATGTCCGCACTTCCACGCGCGTATCGTCGACAAGCGTCGCCGAATTGCCGATCTGTTGGCGCAAATCTTCAAATTTTTCAGCCGTTTCATTGAGCTTTTGCTCTGCGGCACTCACCTTTTCGACAGCGGTTGCAACAGATGCACTTGCGGCACGGCCCGCGGTCGCTTCGATGTTTTCGTAAGCGAGACCTCCAAGCGCCAGAATGGAAACCCCACCCAACGCACCGATCAGTTGTAGGCGACCGCGTCGCTCGGTATCGCGTTTCGCAAGCTCGGCTTCGACTTCCTCCTTTATCGCCAGCTTTTGCTGCGACACAAAGCCTTCATCGCGTCGCTCCAGATACTTCTCTATTTCTTCGCGTGTCTGTTGATCCAATTAAACAACCTCGCAAATGCCAAAAATTTGTCAGAAAATAATGGTGGATTGTGCAACAGGAACGTACGCGCAGCCAGAACTTTGTGATGACTGGCAAAGCCTGGCGATCCCTGAAGGACTCGAACCCTCAACCTGCTGATTAGAAGTCAGCTGCTCTATCCAGTTGAGCTAAGGGACCGCTGGCCCTGTCATGCCGCAGCGCGGGGCACAGGGCAAGGGTTCAGAGCGTACGGGTCATGAAAACGCTCAGCGGATCGACCGTGTAATTCCCGAAAGGCGGGCATGTGGCAAAGCCGTGGGCCGCATAGAGCGCACGGGCCGGCGCAAAAAGGTCCGCCGTGCCCGTTTCAAGACTGAGCCGCGTCACGCCATGATCACGCGCATGGTCCATCAGCGCCTGCAAAATGGCGCGGGCCACGCCGCGCCCCCGCGCCTCGGCGGCGGTGTGCATGGACTTCAACTCTCCATGCTGGGGTCCGATCAAGGTCAGCGCGCCAACGCCCAACAGGGTTTGCCCGTCCCGCGCGGCGTAAAGGACAGCCTCACGCTCAAGAAGCGCGCCCGGTTCCATGACATGGCAGCTTTCGGCCGGTGAAGATGACCGCATCAGTTCGAAATGACGCCCAAGCAGCGCCACGATATCCGCTTGATCAAGCGTGGCGCGGGCAACGGACAGCACAGCGCTCACAGGGGTGGCCCCGCAAAGGTGACATCGAATTCGGCACCCAGTGCGGCTATGTCGGCAGGGTCGGACTGCGGGCCCAGACCGCGGTCGGTCGCCGCCACGAACAGGCCTTCCCCGCCACCAGGCGACAAGGTGATCAGGGCAACCGATCCTTCGGGTGCCGCGCCCTTGAACGCGTGAACCGTGCCCATGGGGATCACAACGGTGTCACCCGCATCGGCATGGAATTGATGCCCGTCCGCTTCGAACAGCAAACGCCCCCGCAGCACGACAAACACTTCGGCGGCGTTGGTGTGGATGTGACGCGGCGGGCCTGCGCCCTCGGGAATGTCCTCTTCCCAGACCGACGGAATGTGGGCATTGCCCTGAACATGGATGCGGCGTGACAACCCGAAGGCATCATTTGGTGCGCCGCCGCCCGCAGGCGTGTGCACCGCACCCGCCATCAGTGGGTCCACGCCCCACGGCGGTTCGTGGCAAAATTCTCGCCATACCCGCCGGCGCGGATATTGGTCTTGCGCCGGTTCGGCTCCTGGACGTGCGCGTCGATGCCGTGTTCCTTGGCATAGTCCAGCGCCGCCTCCTTGGTGT
The DNA window shown above is from uncultured Tateyamaria sp. and carries:
- a CDS encoding GNAT family N-acetyltransferase — its product is MSAVLSVARATLDQADIVALLGRHFELMRSSSPAESCHVMEPGALLEREAVLYAARDGQTLLGVGALTLIGPQHGELKSMHTAAEARGRGVARAILQALMDHARDHGVTRLSLETGTADLFAPARALYAAHGFATCPPFGNYTVDPLSVFMTRTL
- a CDS encoding MlaD family protein; translation: MSSDIPDIQSEQHTPRRPWGGAQWVWLVPVAALLTAVWVGLQSYNDQGPLVQIVFDDAAGILPDETEVRFRNVPVGLVEDIGFNQDLSQVLVEVRLDKTVAPFVDDGAAFWIVRPEVTTSGVTGLETVLSGVYIEGTWDTDPGGLVTEHMASDRAPLVTTYRAGTLIELRSTRAAGLSENTPILFKGIEVGRLGATTISVNGQWVTAQAIIYEPHDQLVTTATRFWDTSGFSLSVGASGASLDFSSVASLISGGITFGTLVSGGQPVREGLVYEVHPDEAAARNSVFEGSSGQALRLTMMFDDNVSGLTADADVEWRGVRIGRVANVSGIVDPDRFGDARVRLLSTVEINTSRFGLDADLDRAQALDFLDARVAEGLRARLVTASILAGGLKIELLTDPDAVAATIDRTGDPFPIFPVTEGEVADVSVTAEGVFERVNALPIEELLDSAIRFLDNATLLVASEEVRETPAEILGLLSDARGVISSDEVQALPEDLRAIMADVQAASGDLRGLLADIRDAQTVDRLLAAVDQVGAAAAEADAALAGLPDLTSRIADFVDRANALPLDVLVDRASSFAREAETLLASDQMRAMPASVTQAFDELTTVLTNLTEADTADLLSTALVDTSEAATAVEDAVSGLPSVVERLDRIAAQAENVELDTLARELEAVLASARQLLGDTSDAQLPTALASALNEAEAALAELRAGGVIENTNATLSSARQAAAAIESAAGELPALADRLNSTLSQAQGTLRDYGEGSAFSRETLTALREIERAAKALTDLARTIERNPNSLLLGR
- a CDS encoding ABC-type transport auxiliary lipoprotein family protein, giving the protein MRHALGLLALCIATACSSPDQFIASPKLVAQDRIPTRFSSIEVSEVSLPAYAARNEVTSSDAGVLVLSDTLWADEPTRAMTLALSRHLAEITGARVASDPWPFDGFPAARVEVRVEDLIVGAGALRLSGQYFVVDLDGRRRDHAHLFDLTTPLPEGDPSAVAQARAQTVLDLATLIARDAL
- a CDS encoding cupin domain-containing protein, translated to MDPLMAGAVHTPAGGGAPNDAFGLSRRIHVQGNAHIPSVWEEDIPEGAGPPRHIHTNAAEVFVVLRGRLLFEADGHQFHADAGDTVVIPMGTVHAFKGAAPEGSVALITLSPGGGEGLFVAATDRGLGPQSDPADIAALGAEFDVTFAGPPL